A window of candidate division WOR-3 bacterium contains these coding sequences:
- a CDS encoding endonuclease/exonuclease/phosphatase family protein has translation MTKVFSLASWNVEHFKGEPERVGRVVEFIGEQDPDVFGLFEVAGKEVYKMMVERMPGYQFHITEGTQTQETLVGVRGGITAFFTQRTEFKSGNTFLRPGLLVSLLIGSKNYSLLFLHTKSSSKPIGLGIRDDQFERAFKFSSTLAKAAEAERPNFIFLGDLNTMGMEYPFDHAISWETELRKLQADADGFGMRVLSKSQPFTWWNGKNKPGPSNLDQVVAAGHLRFKTFGDAEVDVRGWPQAVNRAEQRKWIESYSDHALLYLEILAV, from the coding sequence ATGACAAAGGTCTTCAGTTTGGCATCATGGAACGTCGAGCACTTCAAGGGTGAGCCGGAGCGGGTAGGTCGAGTGGTGGAGTTCATTGGCGAGCAGGACCCGGATGTGTTCGGTCTGTTCGAGGTCGCTGGTAAGGAAGTTTACAAGATGATGGTCGAGCGGATGCCAGGGTATCAGTTCCACATTACCGAGGGTACCCAGACCCAGGAAACTCTGGTCGGCGTGCGTGGCGGCATTACTGCATTCTTCACACAGCGTACCGAGTTCAAGAGCGGCAATACGTTTCTGCGACCCGGGCTACTGGTTTCACTTTTGATCGGGAGCAAGAACTATTCGTTATTGTTTCTGCATACCAAGAGCAGTAGCAAGCCGATTGGGCTTGGTATCCGCGACGACCAGTTCGAGCGTGCGTTCAAGTTCAGTTCAACCCTTGCCAAGGCGGCCGAAGCCGAGCGGCCGAACTTCATCTTTCTTGGTGACCTGAACACAATGGGCATGGAGTATCCGTTCGATCATGCGATTTCGTGGGAGACCGAGTTGCGTAAGCTGCAGGCCGACGCCGATGGGTTCGGCATGAGGGTACTTTCCAAGAGCCAGCCGTTTACTTGGTGGAACGGGAAAAATAAACCTGGACCGTCGAATCTTGACCAGGTCGTGGCGGCAGGGCATCTTCGCTTCAAGACGTTCGGCGATGCTGAGGTTGACGTACGCGGCTGGCCACAGGCTGTGAATAGGGCCGAGCAGCGTAAGTGGATAGAGTCATACTCTGACCACGCGTTGTTGTATCTTGAGATTTTGGCGGTGTAA